The Radiobacillus deserti genomic interval TTTTGAATAAAAGTAAGCTTTACATGTTCGATATTCCGTTAATGAAAATGCTACATAATAAACTGATTGTTGTCAGTCCAGCAACTGGGATGGCAAACCTTTTGTTGTTTTTAAATTTATATATAGCGGTGAAATATCCTGCTGCACATAGCACGAACCATACAGGCATAAAAATGGCATCTGCAATATTCGTTGGAAGTAAAGTGTAACCGCCAGTTAAGAAAAATAACCAATGCAAAACCAACAACGCTACTACGACATAAGAAATGATTCGAGGTGATTTTCCTTCCTCATTTTTTCTAAAAACTATAAAAGGAATAACGAAGGACGTAATGGCAATAACACCTATCATCAATAAAAATATTATGGAAAATCCCATGATGACCACTCCGTTTCAGAATTTTTTGTTCCAAAAATCTTTTTTTCCTTATATTGTATTTCTATAATGTTGATTTTAATACACTTTTTATTGTTAATCAATAAATTATTATTAATTATTGGCATATTATTGTTGTTTTAGTTTACATTAGGCTCTATTAAATATTAAAAAAATGGAACCTCCACACATTGGGAAGTTCCATTTTAAAAATATTAGCTTGTTATAGTTCTTTTCCAATCTTTTCAGACTCTCCATATAACTCTTTTTCAACTTGATTTACTAAAGTAGGATTATCATTTATTATCTTCCCTATGTAGTAGTAACTGATGACTATAAATCCGGTGATTCCCCAACTTATTATTTGTCTTATGAGAACTCCTTTATCAAAAGCTTCCACGCCATATTCTACTATTAGCCATGCTTTTATCGTTGCTATAAGACCACTTCTAATTGCAAACAACAAAGTTACTATCTGGAAAATACGCAAAACTGATTTTTGATAAAAAAGATGCTTACTAAATGTACGATCCTGACCTCGCAACTCTACAAAATCCAAACCAAAATATAAGGCCATTGGTCTCCTTACAAGAATGGTCAATAAGAAAAAAACGCAAATCACTATACTAAAATAAACATTGTTCCAAAGCAGCTGAATAGAAGAACCTGCTAATACATCTATGAGAGTGCCAATTATCAATGTAAAAATTATGTATAACCCAGTTATATTGATTTTTTTCACTTCATAAAAGCGATATAAGCTGTACAGGATAGCTGGCACAGAAGAAGTCAGCATTGCATAATAATCACCAATAAATTCACGCAAACCATTCCAACAAATTAAAGGTAAAATCACATAAAAAATAAGATCTAATAGTGCAATATTTTTACTCAAAGCGTCTTCATCTTCCCTTCCTAACATAGTAATCTTAGACATTACCTATTTGCACCGTACCATTAGGTTAGTCCAAATAAAGTCGAAAAAGCGTAAACCGGAAAGGCAACTCCTATCACTATCAAAACAAAATTCACGAACCATATTAGCTTCCTTTTAACCAGTCAAATAAATCCAAATACTAAAAACAACACCCCAATGATAAGTCTAAAGATAAATTCCAAAAGCTCACTTGCTTCCGCATTCCAACTTCGTTGAACAAGAAAAAATGCTACACGTGATTTTAGATAACTTAAGTGTAGCATTATTTTTCCAAAATATGTATTAAATTCTATTAATCACAAAAATGGTTAGACTGTAATGAGGAAAACCCGAGAAAAGGAATACAACTTAACTCCCCTGCCAGAAGAATATCGACCTATGGAGAC includes:
- a CDS encoding VC0807 family protein — protein: MSKITMLGREDEDALSKNIALLDLIFYVILPLICWNGLREFIGDYYAMLTSSVPAILYSLYRFYEVKKINITGLYIIFTLIIGTLIDVLAGSSIQLLWNNVYFSIVICVFFLLTILVRRPMALYFGLDFVELRGQDRTFSKHLFYQKSVLRIFQIVTLLFAIRSGLIATIKAWLIVEYGVEAFDKGVLIRQIISWGITGFIVISYYYIGKIINDNPTLVNQVEKELYGESEKIGKEL